One genomic window of Ornithorhynchus anatinus isolate Pmale09 chromosome 10, mOrnAna1.pri.v4, whole genome shotgun sequence includes the following:
- the METTL7A gene encoding methyltransferase-like protein 7A isoform X4 — protein MAWLVALLRLVLGVLATPLHLLQLLGLWAPLCKRYFPHFLRRFTALYNEQMAGPKRELFGGLEARARTPGRLALLELGCGTGANFAFYPAGCGVTCVDPNPHFERFVARSLAEHRQVRVERFVVSAGERMAQVDDASMDVVVCTLVLCSVRSQEDILREVFRVLRPVMRKMSSEDRWSAGEEDSQVSKLLRKSQDFPFIPVGLAGCAAVVCFSLYKLRYRGERKMSLYLIHMRVAAQGFVVGAMTIGVLYSMYKDFVRPQTSDGNRK, from the exons ATGGCGTGGCTCGTGGCGCTGCTGCGGCTGGTCCTGGGGGTCCTGGCGACCCCCTTGCACCTGCTGCAGCTCCTGGGCCTGTGGGCCCCGCTGTGCAAGCGCTACTTCCCGCACTTCTTGCGGCGCTTCACGGCGCTGTACAACGAGCAGATGGCCGGGCCCAAACGGGAGCTGTTCGGCGGCCTggaggcccgggcccggacccccggccgccTGGCCCTGCTGGAGCTGGGCTGCGGCACCGGCGCCAACTTCGCCTTCTACCCGGCCGGCTGCGGGGTCACCTGCGTCGACCCCAACCCCCACTTCGAGCGGTTCGTGGCGCGGAGCCTGGCCGAGCACCGGCAGGTGCGCGTCGAGCGGTTCGTCGTTTCGGCCGGGGAGCGCATGGCCCAGGTGGACGACGCCTCGATGGACGTCGTGGTCTGCACGCTGGTCCTCTGCTCGGTGCGCAGCCAGGAGGACATCCTCCGCGAGGTCTTCCGCGTCCTCCGGCCGGTCA TGAGGAAAATGTCTTCTGAGGATCGTTGGTCTGCAGGTGAAGAGGATAGCCAAGTGTCTAAACTGCTTAGGAAGTCTCAAGATTTTCCTTTCATCCCCGTGG GGCTAGCCGGATGTGCAGCTGTTGTGTGCTTCAGCCTGTACAAATTAAGATACAGAGGGGAGCGGAAAATGTCGCTTTATCTCATCCACATGAGGGTGGCTGCCCAGGGATTTGTCGTGGGAGCGATGACCATTG GTGTTCTCTACTCCATGTATAAGGATTTCGTCCGACCTCAGACCTCTGACGGGAACAGAAAGTGA
- the METTL7A gene encoding methyltransferase-like protein 7A isoform X1, whose translation MAWLVALLRLVLGVLATPLHLLQLLGLWAPLCKRYFPHFLRRFTALYNEQMAGPKRELFGGLEARARTPGRLALLELGCGTGANFAFYPAGCGVTCVDPNPHFERFVARSLAEHRQVRVERFVVSAGERMAQVDDASMDVVVCTLVLCSVRSQEDILREVFRVLRPGGAFYFLEHVAAEPNTWTAFWQQVLAPTWQLIFDGCDLTRETWKPLERAGFSRLQLQRMQAPLSWKIVRPHIMGFAVK comes from the exons ATGGCGTGGCTCGTGGCGCTGCTGCGGCTGGTCCTGGGGGTCCTGGCGACCCCCTTGCACCTGCTGCAGCTCCTGGGCCTGTGGGCCCCGCTGTGCAAGCGCTACTTCCCGCACTTCTTGCGGCGCTTCACGGCGCTGTACAACGAGCAGATGGCCGGGCCCAAACGGGAGCTGTTCGGCGGCCTggaggcccgggcccggacccccggccgccTGGCCCTGCTGGAGCTGGGCTGCGGCACCGGCGCCAACTTCGCCTTCTACCCGGCCGGCTGCGGGGTCACCTGCGTCGACCCCAACCCCCACTTCGAGCGGTTCGTGGCGCGGAGCCTGGCCGAGCACCGGCAGGTGCGCGTCGAGCGGTTCGTCGTTTCGGCCGGGGAGCGCATGGCCCAGGTGGACGACGCCTCGATGGACGTCGTGGTCTGCACGCTGGTCCTCTGCTCGGTGCGCAGCCAGGAGGACATCCTCCGCGAGGTCTTCCGCGTCCTCCGGCCG GGGGGTGCCTTCTACTTCCTGGAGCACGTGGCCGCGGAACCCAACACCTGGACGGCCTTCTGGCAGCAAGTCCTGGCCCCCACCTGGCAGCTGATCTTCGACGGCTGCGACCTCACGCGGGAGACCTGGAAGCCCCTGGAGCGAGCCGGCTTCTCCAGGCTGCAGCTGCAACGGATGCAGGCCCCGCTGAGCTGGAAGATCGTCCGTCCACACATCATGGGCTTCGCCGTGAAATAG
- the METTL7A gene encoding methyltransferase-like protein 7A isoform X3, whose amino-acid sequence MACRLPSPRPPQATGPAAAGRGGRKRRRKGGVRKMSSEDRWSAGEEDSQVSKLLRKSQDFPFIPVGLAGCAAVVCFSLYKLRYRGERKMSLYLIHMRVAAQGFVVGAMTIGVLYSMYKDFVRPQTSDGNRK is encoded by the exons ATGGCCTGCCGGCTGCCTTCCCCTAGACCCCCACAAGCCACGGGACCTGCAGCtgcaggacgaggaggaagaaaaagaagacgaAAAGGAGGAG TGAGGAAAATGTCTTCTGAGGATCGTTGGTCTGCAGGTGAAGAGGATAGCCAAGTGTCTAAACTGCTTAGGAAGTCTCAAGATTTTCCTTTCATCCCCGTGG GGCTAGCCGGATGTGCAGCTGTTGTGTGCTTCAGCCTGTACAAATTAAGATACAGAGGGGAGCGGAAAATGTCGCTTTATCTCATCCACATGAGGGTGGCTGCCCAGGGATTTGTCGTGGGAGCGATGACCATTG GTGTTCTCTACTCCATGTATAAGGATTTCGTCCGACCTCAGACCTCTGACGGGAACAGAAAGTGA
- the METTL7A gene encoding methyltransferase-like protein 7A isoform X2 yields the protein MAWLVALLRLVLGVLATPLHLLQLLGLWAPLCKRYFPHFLRRFTALYNEQMAGPKRELFGGLEARARTPGRLALLELGCGTGANFAFYPAGCGVTCVDPNPHFERFVARSLAEHRQVRVERFVVSAGERMAQVDDASMDVVVCTLVLCSGGAFYFLEHVAAEPNTWTAFWQQVLAPTWQLIFDGCDLTRETWKPLERAGFSRLQLQRMQAPLSWKIVRPHIMGFAVK from the exons ATGGCGTGGCTCGTGGCGCTGCTGCGGCTGGTCCTGGGGGTCCTGGCGACCCCCTTGCACCTGCTGCAGCTCCTGGGCCTGTGGGCCCCGCTGTGCAAGCGCTACTTCCCGCACTTCTTGCGGCGCTTCACGGCGCTGTACAACGAGCAGATGGCCGGGCCCAAACGGGAGCTGTTCGGCGGCCTggaggcccgggcccggacccccggccgccTGGCCCTGCTGGAGCTGGGCTGCGGCACCGGCGCCAACTTCGCCTTCTACCCGGCCGGCTGCGGGGTCACCTGCGTCGACCCCAACCCCCACTTCGAGCGGTTCGTGGCGCGGAGCCTGGCCGAGCACCGGCAGGTGCGCGTCGAGCGGTTCGTCGTTTCGGCCGGGGAGCGCATGGCCCAGGTGGACGACGCCTCGATGGACGTCGTGGTCTGCACGCTGGTCCTCTGCTCG GGGGGTGCCTTCTACTTCCTGGAGCACGTGGCCGCGGAACCCAACACCTGGACGGCCTTCTGGCAGCAAGTCCTGGCCCCCACCTGGCAGCTGATCTTCGACGGCTGCGACCTCACGCGGGAGACCTGGAAGCCCCTGGAGCGAGCCGGCTTCTCCAGGCTGCAGCTGCAACGGATGCAGGCCCCGCTGAGCTGGAAGATCGTCCGTCCACACATCATGGGCTTCGCCGTGAAATAG